The following proteins are co-located in the Fodinibius salicampi genome:
- a CDS encoding cation:proton antiporter family protein, whose amino-acid sequence MDILWIGMAFIFGMLVSRIKLPPLVGYLAAGMLLSVYGYEAGAALHEVAHLGVLLLLFTVGLHLRLKNIFRIEVLGTGGLHLLFSTAIFVPVALAFGYSLLASLIIAVVLGFSSTVLTAKNLERRDELGAFHGRVAIGILILQDIVAIVLLGLTSGTVPSPWSLVLFGLPFIRPAVIKIVELSNEEELKLLFALMLAIGGGAAFEGVGLSSELGALAAGMLLSGHEVADELSKKLWGLKEAFLVGFFLEVGLAGFPGLQDFYLALAAIAILPLKAVMFFILMLTFKLRARTSFVATITLTSYSEFTLIAGSVAASAGFIPEGVVVAFALLTAISFALNAPISIWEEELWERMEMFLIRFERDVRHPDQQTISLGSAEFLVVGMGNAGQAAYDRLKKEEKHVVGMDIDPARIESNLSEGRRVIYGDMQDIELWSTLDLSDIQSVILAIGSPEAKVNATKYMRSNKFKGSIYALTTQEEEHRALAKAGASAVCLPITQAGQKLAELSLSDKSGSEEMILSTEFRT is encoded by the coding sequence ATGGATATTCTTTGGATTGGTATGGCCTTTATTTTCGGGATGCTGGTTTCCCGGATAAAACTCCCTCCTTTAGTTGGTTACCTGGCAGCAGGAATGCTTCTTTCTGTTTATGGATATGAGGCCGGCGCGGCACTTCATGAAGTGGCCCATCTTGGAGTATTATTACTGCTTTTTACTGTTGGACTTCATCTGCGGCTAAAGAATATATTTAGAATTGAGGTTCTGGGAACAGGTGGACTGCACCTGCTCTTCAGTACTGCTATTTTTGTTCCGGTTGCCTTAGCCTTTGGATACAGCTTGCTGGCCTCTCTCATTATTGCGGTAGTGTTGGGGTTTTCAAGTACCGTTTTGACGGCCAAAAATCTGGAGCGAAGGGATGAACTCGGGGCATTCCACGGACGGGTGGCCATCGGTATTCTCATTCTTCAGGATATAGTAGCGATCGTATTATTGGGTTTAACCAGCGGCACGGTACCTTCCCCGTGGAGTCTTGTTCTGTTTGGGTTGCCGTTTATTCGTCCTGCGGTAATTAAAATTGTGGAACTCAGTAATGAGGAAGAGCTTAAGCTTCTCTTTGCCCTGATGCTGGCTATTGGAGGTGGGGCTGCTTTTGAGGGAGTAGGCCTTTCCTCGGAATTGGGAGCACTGGCTGCGGGAATGCTGTTATCCGGTCACGAGGTAGCAGATGAGCTCTCAAAAAAACTCTGGGGACTGAAAGAAGCGTTTCTGGTGGGTTTTTTCCTTGAAGTGGGATTAGCAGGATTCCCAGGGCTCCAGGATTTTTACCTTGCCCTGGCTGCAATTGCTATCCTTCCTCTGAAAGCAGTGATGTTTTTTATTCTGATGTTGACCTTTAAATTGAGAGCACGAACTTCCTTTGTTGCAACCATCACCCTTACCTCATATAGTGAATTCACCCTGATTGCCGGTTCGGTTGCAGCTTCTGCGGGATTTATTCCGGAAGGAGTGGTCGTCGCTTTTGCCCTGCTTACCGCGATCTCCTTCGCCCTGAATGCCCCCATTTCGATCTGGGAAGAGGAACTGTGGGAACGCATGGAAATGTTTTTGATCCGTTTTGAGCGTGACGTGCGGCATCCCGACCAGCAGACCATATCTCTCGGATCAGCCGAATTCCTTGTTGTGGGTATGGGTAATGCTGGTCAGGCTGCTTATGATCGACTTAAAAAAGAGGAAAAGCACGTAGTAGGGATGGATATAGATCCGGCTCGTATTGAAAGTAACCTGTCGGAAGGCCGGCGCGTAATCTATGGTGATATGCAGGATATTGAACTTTGGAGCACCCTTGATTTGAGTGATATACAATCTGTTATTCTGGCAATTGGCAGTCCGGAAGCAAAGGTGAATGCCACTAAGTATATGCGTTCCAACAAGTTTAAAGGATCTATTTATGCCCTTACAACACAAGAGGAAGAACACAGGGCGTTAGCAAAAGCAGGTGCCAGCGCCGTCTGTCTGCCTATTACCCAAGCGGGACAAAAACTGGCGGAGCTAA
- a CDS encoding glycoside hydrolase family 5 protein: MNNRNTIDSTENDYSPPENPAEAFNPFELNQKLGKGINLGNALEAPSEGEWGMVIEEEYIELIRKAGFDAVRIPIRWNAHAQSTEPYTIDPDFFERVDEVVNWAMDRDLLVMINIHHYNALMEQPEEHRERFISLWKQIGDHYKKFPNTLLFEVLNEPHDNLGPDRWNVYLQDALEAIRLTNPNRTIVIGTAPWGGTGGLEDLSLPAEDQNIIVTVHNYNPFQFTHQGAEWVGEGEEADEWIGTTWTGTEEQKAELDKEFDRVEKWAEEHDRPIHMGEFGAYSEAPKESREIWTAYMRRSAEKRGFSWVYWEFGAGFGIYDRDNNQWREGLLEALIPNSPELQ, from the coding sequence ATGAACAATAGGAATACGATAGATTCTACAGAAAATGATTACTCCCCACCCGAAAATCCGGCTGAGGCTTTTAATCCTTTTGAGTTAAACCAAAAACTTGGCAAGGGCATTAATCTTGGTAATGCGCTCGAAGCGCCCAGCGAGGGAGAGTGGGGAATGGTAATTGAGGAAGAGTATATAGAGCTTATCCGGAAGGCCGGTTTTGATGCGGTCCGCATACCAATTCGATGGAATGCTCATGCTCAAAGCACCGAACCCTATACCATTGATCCGGATTTCTTCGAGCGTGTTGACGAAGTGGTGAACTGGGCTATGGACCGGGATTTACTGGTGATGATTAACATTCACCATTACAATGCATTGATGGAACAGCCGGAAGAACATCGGGAGCGATTTATTTCGCTGTGGAAACAAATTGGAGACCATTACAAGAAATTTCCCAATACCCTTCTTTTTGAAGTACTTAACGAACCGCATGATAATCTTGGTCCGGATCGGTGGAATGTATATTTGCAAGATGCCCTGGAGGCAATCCGGCTAACCAATCCCAATCGCACGATTGTTATCGGAACCGCTCCCTGGGGAGGTACCGGTGGATTAGAAGACCTTTCTCTTCCCGCTGAAGACCAGAATATTATTGTGACCGTCCATAACTACAATCCCTTCCAATTTACACACCAGGGAGCTGAATGGGTTGGTGAGGGTGAGGAAGCCGATGAGTGGATCGGAACTACGTGGACCGGAACGGAAGAACAGAAAGCGGAGCTCGATAAGGAGTTTGACCGGGTCGAGAAGTGGGCCGAGGAACATGACCGCCCGATCCATATGGGCGAATTCGGGGCCTACAGCGAAGCACCAAAGGAATCCAGGGAGATATGGACAGCTTATATGCGTCGGTCAGCCGAAAAGCGTGGGTTTAGCTGGGTCTACTGGGAGTTTGGAGCAGGTTTCGGCATTTATGATCGGGATAATAACCAGTGGAGAGAAGGACTGCTGGAGGCTCTGATACCCAATAGTCCAGAGCTGCAATAG
- a CDS encoding LytR/AlgR family response regulator transcription factor, which yields MRIKTILVDDEGHAREKLSALLKNFGYIEILATCKNGLEAINTINEYCPELVFLDIEMPEIDGFRVIDNIECEPLPYFIFVTAYSEYAVKAFEVEALDYIHKPLDEDRLQVSLNRFLKEKDRHTSQYDRKIKSALHNIEKKNPLERFIIKKNGEYFLINSDDVLWMESDGNYVRIVTEEAKYFIRHTLSGFEECLDPSQFYRISRSVIVNIDWIIKIEDHNYGNYLVHMKNDVKQKMSKNYKSLLQEFQNF from the coding sequence ATGAGGATAAAAACGATTCTTGTTGATGATGAAGGTCACGCCCGGGAAAAGTTATCGGCACTGCTAAAAAACTTTGGGTATATAGAAATTTTGGCAACCTGTAAAAACGGGCTTGAAGCTATTAATACTATCAATGAATATTGTCCCGAGCTGGTTTTCTTAGATATAGAAATGCCTGAAATAGATGGTTTCAGAGTTATAGATAACATCGAATGCGAGCCTCTTCCTTATTTTATTTTCGTTACCGCCTACAGTGAATATGCTGTAAAAGCTTTTGAGGTAGAAGCTCTTGACTATATCCACAAACCACTGGATGAAGATCGCTTACAGGTAAGTCTCAATCGTTTTTTAAAAGAGAAAGATCGTCATACTTCACAATATGACAGAAAGATTAAATCTGCCCTTCATAACATAGAGAAAAAGAATCCACTCGAGCGCTTTATAATAAAAAAGAATGGGGAATATTTTCTGATAAACTCAGATGATGTACTGTGGATGGAGTCGGACGGCAATTATGTTAGGATTGTCACCGAAGAAGCAAAGTATTTTATTCGTCACACTCTTTCCGGTTTTGAAGAGTGCCTTGATCCATCACAGTTCTATCGGATTTCGCGTTCCGTCATTGTCAATATAGATTGGATTATCAAAATAGAAGACCATAATTATGGCAATTATCTGGTTCACATGAAGAATGATGTCAAACAAAAAATGAGTAAAAACTATAAAAGCTTGTTACAGGAATTTCAAAACTTTTAG